A genomic region of Aegilops tauschii subsp. strangulata cultivar AL8/78 unplaced genomic scaffold, Aet v6.0 ptg000259l_obj, whole genome shotgun sequence contains the following coding sequences:
- the LOC141028623 gene encoding tyrosine N-monooxygenase-like, with protein MTLGTLVIMVTLLVYFFLKNKRVLLSQQQRGRRGRLPPGPATLPIIGNMHQLILNKPAVFRWIHGLLKEMNTDIMCLRLGATHVIVVACPQIACEVLRKKDEVFASRPTTFASGLFSFGYKGSIFSPHGEQWKKMRRVLTVEILASSMERKLYHLRKEEYDHLVRYINKTYCSDMACPGNIVNVRHVTQHFVGNMIRRLVFGKRYFSDLPASSTSGPGHDEVAHVAALFTALNHLYSFCVSDYFPALIGLDMDGQEKVSKDAMQTLNRLHDPIIEERIHERSSTLEKCGEKKEARDFLDVLVHLKDAEGQPLLSLQEIRAQTAEMMFAAVDNPSNAVEWALAEMMNVPEIMQKATEELDTVVGKDRLVEESDIPRLNYLKSCIREAFRIHPYHALNVPHVAMADTTVAGYTIPKDSHILLSRLGLGRNPKIWTEPLEFQPERHLNTANVLLTDPGLRFISFSSGRRGCPGMSLGTSMTMMLFARMLQGFTWTKLPGVKSISLQERNAGLALAKPLVLQATPRLAAHLYIYDPAKKI; from the exons ATGACTCTTGGTACTCTTGTTATCATGGTGACTTTGCTGGTGTATTTTTTCTTGAAGAATAAAAGAGTGCTATTGTCCCAGCAGCAACGGGGGCGACGAGGCAGGCTGCCCCCAGGGCCTGCCACGCTGCCCATCATCGGTAACATGCACCAGCTGATTCTGAACAAGCCAGCGGTATTCCGGTGGATCCATGGCCTGCTCAAGGAGATGAACACAGACATCATGTGCCTCCGTCTTGGGGCTACTCATGTCATTGTTGTCGCATGCCCACAGATAGCCTGTGAGGTACTGCGAAAAAAAGATGAAGTTTTCGCCTCCCGTCCCACCACCTTCGCCTCAGGCTTATTCAGCTTCGGGTACAAGGGCTCCATCTTCTCACCACACGGAGAGCAGTGGAAGAAGATGAGGCGTGTCCTCACTGTTGAGATCCTCGCCTCGTCCATGGAGCGAAAGCTCTACCACCTCAGGAAAGAGGAGTACGACCACCTTGTGAGGTACATTAATAAAACTTATTGCAGCGACATGGCATGTCCAGGCAACATTGTCAACGTCCGTCATGTAACCCAACACTTCGTTGGTAACATGATAAGAAGGCTTGTGTTCGGTAAAAGATACTTCAGTGACCTACCAGCTTCATCCACTAGTGGGCCTGGACATGATGAGGTGGCACATGTTGCCGCTCTCTTCACGGCCCTCAACCATCTCTACAGCTTTTGCGTGTCCGACTACTTCCCAGCCCTTATAGGCCTTGACATGGATGGCCAAGAAAAGGTTTCGAAGGATGCCATGCAAACACTCAACCGGTTGCATGATCCCATTATAGAGGAGCGGATCCACGAAAGGTCATCCACTCTTGAGAAATGTGGTGAAAAGAAAGAGGCGAGAGACTTTTTggacgtcctagttcatctaaaAGATGCAGAGGGACAACCATTGCTGTCCCTACAAGAAATTAGAGCACAAACAGCG GAAATGATGTTTGCAGCAGTCGATAACCCATCTAATGCGGTTGAGTGGGCACTTGCTGAGATGATGAACGTGCCAGAGATCATGCAAAAAGCAACTGAGGAACTCGACACCGTTGTCGGTAAAGACAGACTAGTCGAAGAGTCTGACATTCCTCGGCTAAACTATCTCAAATCGTGCATCCGGGAGGCCTTCCGCATACACCCATACCATGCTCTTAATGTACCCCATGTCGCCATGGCGGACACAACTGTTGCTGGCTACACAATCCCCAAGGATAGCCACATACTTTTAAGCCGGCTTGGACTTGGCCGCAATCCCAAGATCTGGACTGAACCACTGGAGTTTCAACCTGAGAGGCATTTGAACACTGCGAATGTACTTCTCACTGATCCAGGCCTACGTTTCATTTCATTTAGCAGTGGGAGGAGGGGTTGTCCTGGGATGTCACTTGGTACCTCTATGACAATGATGTTGTTTGCAAGGATGTTGCAGGGATTCACTTGGACAAAGCTTCCCGGCGTTAAGAGTATCAGTCTCCAAGAACGCAATGCGGGCCTTGCACTAGCTAAACCCCTTGTTCTGCAAGCTACACCACGTTTGGCTGCACATCTCTATATATATGATCCAGCTAAAAAGATTTAA